One genomic region from Spirosoma sp. KCTC 42546 encodes:
- a CDS encoding polyketide synthase, producing MSVYDDISRGSHSPQFVHQLVEQVSLENQDRIAVIFGEHELTYDQLNNRAEALAQAILYADPDAEQIGVSTTRNLEMIVSVLAILKSGKAYLPLDPAYPEHRLQQIKADSALRTCLAAAPDELLFDRLGLQVIASDQEYTQPLQTVSRQTTTAYVLYTSGSTGKPKGVCMGHRPLMNLLQWQEKQSNAGLGTRTLQLAPLSFDVSFQEIFATLSTGGTLMLIDETLRLDLNALLRFIDEQAINRLFLPFVALQYLAETAVSTGRFPVHLREIMTAGEQLKITPQLIQFFSALPACVLFNQYGPTECHVITQLALTGDPANWPLLPTIGQVIDNVSLVVVDDNLTILPDGEVGELCFGGACLAEGYLNQPVLTSEKFIELEVPQQGQMRIYRTGDLGRLLPDGAIEFLGRRDDQVKIRGHRVELGEVEVSINQLPGVKQAVIVAREGTDSQKRLVAYLVATNDQVAKSGIRTQLEQQLPDYMMPSAFVWLDELPKTSSGKVDKKQLPAPERKRPELDIAYRKPKSELEQTIARIWIDLLQVDKVGLDDNFFELGGNSLLAQKTVASLKQYEQTLPVTKLYQFPTVAGIAGYLNPLKSQLATRSTNESAKFQTEKESQLTSDNDVAVIGMAGRFPGASTVDALWELLKQGKETTRFFTDSELDASIPASLKHDPLYVKARGVIEQADQFDAQFFGLTPNVAQLMDPQQRVFLEIAWETLEQTGYLPQHYDGCVGVFAGCGNNTYYLNNVLGHKDLIDQVGAFQVMTLNEKDYIASRTAYQLNLKGPAVSVYSACSTSLLAISQAVQSIRNGQCDLALAGGASITTPLNSGHLYQEGAMLSRDGHCRSFDADAQGTVFSDGAGVVLLKNREAALRDGDTIYAVIKGVGVNNDGGGKGSFTAPSAEGQAGAIAMAIADAGIDPATISYVEAHGTATPLGDPIEIDGLTQAFGEQTEKQYCAIGSIKSNMGHLTQAAGVAGLIKTTLALYHKQIPPSINYERSNPAIDFANSPFFVNTKLTDWNVADSTSSERLPRRAGVSSFGVGGTNVHVVLEEFDQQPQVSEAGRPVQLITWSAKTQASLDAYARNLATQLNQPTSLNLADVAFTLQTTRANFKHRRFVVAATQAELVGNLLAEPGKSPTSKPKVADRPDEVAFLFPGQGSQYLNMGRALYENETVFRQAVDACAELLSPYLDTDIRQVMYADLINSEVELRLKNTRYTQPALFVTEYALAQLWMSWGIEPSVFCGHSVGEFVAAHLAGIFSLADALTLIAARGRMVSELPRGSMLSVRKAATAVLAILPSTISMAAINSHTLCVVAGPDEDIADFARLLDEKEIPNQPLVTSHAFHSAMMDPIVGEFEKIVAGVSLNRPKKPIVSTVTGNWLTDTQATDPNYWATHLRATVRFSDALDTIFTFDNPLLLEVGPGHVTATLARQQAGKKPVTVLAGLANQPDVLANCQSVLTTLGQLYLAGLEPDWKAFYTGQQRINVSLPTYAFTRKRCWVDPVVVQAEPPGQYSTNVNQQSLSNGQSYAASSSLENESVSIPLTPEMQSVTMRKDTLLKKINQLLEDASGIELDGISSDTSFLEIGFDSLLLTQVALTLKKEFGIPVTFRQLTSEYTSPEQLVNYLDQTLPVEVQQPAPLSAPMPINQPVVAYNPVSTGSALGNPALDLIAQQLQLLAKQIELLQGGNPVAPLPTAPITPAIPATIKSILASSNGTSNGSSNGHKIADTADLTPEEKVELKKPFGATARIERQASELTTKQQDFLREFTERYNQKTGKSKAYAQEHRAQMADPRVVSGFRPLTKEIVYPLVVNRSKGSRVWDIDGNEYIDALNGFGSNMFGYQPDWVKEALHEQIERGFEVGPQHELAGEVSQLICELTGADRAALCNTGSEAVLGTMRIARTVTGRSLIVAFAGSYHGIVDEVLVRGTKKLKSFPAAPGIMPEAVQNMLILDYGTDESLQIIRERAHELAAVLVEPVQSRRPEFVPIEFLKKVRAITAQSGTVLIFDEVITGFRTHPGGAQALFGIKADLGSYGKVVGAGLPIGVIAGKREFMDALDGGFWQYGDTSVPEVGVTYFAGTFVRHPLALAAAKASLTHMKEVGPGLQQQLTQKTQFLADGLNAVLSEKHLPLLVVNFGSLWKIKFKEDITYGELLFTLMRNKGIHIWDGFPCFLTEAHTDQEIDTIIRRFTESIHELIDAGFFKNASNTVVSSEKVGATFSIDVPPAPGARLGRDREGNPAWFIPNPDQPGKYLQVELN from the coding sequence ATGAGTGTTTATGATGACATAAGCCGGGGTAGTCACTCCCCGCAGTTCGTTCATCAGCTTGTTGAGCAGGTGTCGCTCGAAAATCAGGATCGTATTGCGGTGATCTTTGGGGAGCACGAGCTTACCTATGATCAATTAAACAACCGGGCAGAAGCACTCGCTCAGGCTATTTTATACGCGGATCCAGATGCTGAACAGATAGGGGTAAGTACAACCCGTAATCTGGAAATGATTGTGAGTGTGCTGGCTATCCTGAAGTCGGGCAAGGCTTACCTGCCGCTTGATCCAGCTTATCCTGAACACCGGTTACAACAGATTAAAGCCGATTCCGCGCTCCGAACCTGTTTGGCTGCCGCACCTGACGAACTACTCTTCGACCGGTTGGGGCTTCAGGTGATTGCGTCTGATCAGGAATACACCCAGCCACTACAGACGGTTAGCCGTCAGACTACCACCGCTTACGTTTTATACACGTCAGGATCGACCGGTAAGCCTAAGGGAGTTTGCATGGGGCATAGACCCCTTATGAATCTGTTGCAATGGCAGGAAAAACAGTCGAATGCAGGTTTGGGTACACGAACGCTTCAACTGGCCCCTTTAAGCTTCGATGTTTCGTTTCAGGAGATTTTTGCTACCCTGAGCACGGGCGGAACCTTGATGTTGATTGATGAAACGCTTCGTCTTGACTTAAATGCACTGTTGCGATTTATTGATGAACAAGCCATAAATCGACTGTTTCTGCCCTTTGTTGCTCTCCAGTACCTGGCGGAAACAGCCGTGAGCACGGGCCGGTTTCCAGTGCACTTGCGTGAAATTATGACCGCCGGTGAACAGTTAAAGATTACCCCCCAACTCATTCAGTTTTTTTCGGCTCTTCCCGCTTGTGTATTATTCAACCAGTATGGCCCTACAGAGTGCCATGTAATCACCCAACTAGCCTTAACGGGCGATCCTGCCAACTGGCCTTTATTACCAACCATTGGTCAGGTCATCGACAATGTCAGTTTAGTTGTTGTTGATGATAACCTGACAATCCTGCCTGATGGAGAGGTGGGGGAACTTTGCTTTGGAGGAGCCTGCTTAGCCGAAGGGTACCTGAATCAGCCCGTGCTGACCAGCGAAAAATTCATCGAACTCGAAGTGCCACAACAAGGGCAGATGCGTATCTATCGCACTGGAGACCTCGGCCGATTGCTACCCGATGGAGCTATTGAATTTTTAGGCCGTCGCGATGATCAGGTGAAAATCCGGGGACACCGGGTTGAACTGGGCGAAGTCGAAGTTAGTATAAATCAGCTTCCCGGTGTTAAGCAGGCTGTGATTGTGGCCCGTGAAGGTACTGATAGTCAGAAACGACTGGTTGCCTATTTGGTAGCGACTAACGATCAGGTAGCCAAGTCTGGTATTCGAACTCAACTCGAACAACAACTGCCTGACTACATGATGCCGTCCGCTTTTGTCTGGCTGGATGAGCTCCCTAAAACCAGCAGTGGCAAGGTTGATAAAAAGCAGTTACCAGCCCCTGAACGCAAACGGCCTGAATTAGACATTGCCTATCGAAAGCCTAAGAGTGAGCTTGAACAAACAATCGCCCGTATCTGGATTGACCTGTTACAAGTCGATAAAGTAGGGTTGGATGATAATTTCTTTGAACTGGGAGGGAATTCCTTACTGGCTCAGAAGACGGTAGCCTCGTTAAAGCAGTATGAGCAAACACTACCCGTTACGAAGCTGTATCAATTTCCGACAGTTGCCGGCATTGCTGGTTATTTGAACCCGCTGAAATCACAACTGGCTACCCGATCAACGAACGAGTCAGCTAAATTCCAAACGGAAAAAGAAAGCCAGCTTACTTCGGATAATGATGTCGCCGTAATTGGGATGGCAGGCCGTTTTCCGGGAGCAAGCACGGTTGATGCCCTGTGGGAACTGCTGAAGCAGGGAAAAGAAACTACTCGATTTTTCACAGACAGTGAATTAGACGCCAGTATACCAGCCAGCCTTAAACATGATCCGCTCTATGTAAAAGCAAGGGGTGTTATTGAGCAGGCCGACCAGTTTGATGCGCAGTTTTTCGGACTGACGCCCAACGTAGCGCAACTGATGGATCCCCAGCAACGCGTTTTTCTGGAGATTGCGTGGGAAACGCTGGAGCAAACGGGCTACTTACCGCAACACTACGATGGTTGCGTGGGTGTGTTTGCCGGTTGCGGAAATAATACGTATTACCTGAATAATGTACTCGGACATAAGGATCTGATCGATCAGGTTGGGGCGTTTCAGGTAATGACCTTGAATGAAAAAGATTACATAGCTTCCCGAACGGCCTATCAGTTGAATCTGAAAGGCCCTGCCGTTAGTGTCTACTCGGCCTGTTCAACATCGCTATTGGCTATTTCGCAGGCGGTTCAGAGCATTCGAAACGGCCAGTGTGACCTGGCGCTGGCGGGTGGTGCGAGCATAACCACGCCCCTCAACAGCGGCCATTTATATCAGGAAGGGGCTATGCTCAGTCGGGACGGACATTGCCGTTCATTTGATGCCGATGCGCAGGGAACCGTGTTCAGCGATGGAGCAGGGGTCGTTTTGTTGAAAAATCGGGAAGCGGCCCTGCGTGATGGTGATACAATTTATGCGGTCATTAAAGGAGTTGGCGTTAACAATGATGGTGGGGGCAAAGGTAGTTTTACCGCACCCAGCGCCGAGGGGCAGGCAGGGGCCATCGCTATGGCCATTGCCGATGCCGGTATCGATCCCGCAACCATCAGCTATGTGGAAGCGCATGGAACGGCAACGCCACTTGGTGATCCCATTGAAATTGATGGCTTAACACAGGCGTTTGGCGAACAGACTGAAAAACAATACTGTGCCATTGGTTCTATTAAAAGCAACATGGGGCATTTGACCCAGGCTGCGGGTGTGGCCGGATTGATCAAAACCACACTGGCTTTGTATCATAAGCAGATTCCCCCATCGATTAATTACGAGCGTTCAAACCCTGCTATTGATTTTGCTAACAGTCCATTTTTTGTCAATACGAAACTCACAGATTGGAACGTAGCGGATTCAACTTCATCGGAGCGCCTACCACGCCGAGCTGGGGTGAGTTCATTCGGGGTGGGTGGTACAAACGTTCATGTCGTTCTGGAAGAGTTTGATCAACAACCCCAGGTTTCAGAGGCAGGTCGACCAGTTCAATTGATTACCTGGTCGGCAAAAACACAAGCTAGCCTGGATGCGTATGCCCGGAACCTGGCAACACAACTGAACCAGCCTACTTCACTGAATCTGGCGGATGTAGCGTTTACACTGCAAACCACGCGGGCCAATTTTAAGCACCGGCGTTTTGTGGTAGCCGCCACGCAGGCCGAACTTGTTGGCAACTTACTGGCTGAACCAGGTAAATCGCCAACAAGTAAACCTAAGGTTGCCGACCGGCCTGATGAAGTCGCTTTTCTCTTTCCAGGGCAAGGGTCGCAATACCTGAACATGGGCCGGGCGTTATACGAAAATGAAACGGTATTCCGTCAGGCAGTAGACGCCTGTGCTGAACTGTTGAGTCCCTATTTGGATACCGATATCCGCCAGGTTATGTACGCCGACCTTATCAATTCTGAGGTTGAATTACGACTGAAAAATACCCGATATACACAACCGGCTCTGTTTGTGACCGAATATGCCTTAGCTCAATTATGGATGAGTTGGGGCATTGAACCATCGGTTTTTTGTGGGCATAGCGTAGGTGAGTTTGTGGCCGCCCATCTGGCAGGTATATTCTCTTTAGCGGATGCACTAACGCTGATTGCGGCTCGTGGCCGAATGGTCAGTGAATTGCCACGTGGCAGTATGCTATCCGTACGAAAGGCGGCAACTGCTGTGTTGGCGATACTGCCTTCAACAATCTCTATGGCGGCCATTAATAGCCATACCCTCTGCGTTGTAGCGGGTCCTGATGAAGACATTGCCGATTTTGCCCGTTTGCTCGATGAGAAGGAAATTCCCAACCAGCCACTGGTAACCAGCCATGCCTTTCACTCCGCCATGATGGACCCAATTGTTGGCGAGTTTGAGAAGATTGTTGCCGGAGTTTCGCTGAACCGCCCGAAAAAGCCCATCGTTTCAACGGTGACTGGCAACTGGTTAACGGATACACAAGCCACCGATCCGAATTATTGGGCAACCCACCTCCGGGCAACGGTACGTTTCTCAGATGCCCTCGATACGATTTTTACCTTCGATAATCCACTTTTACTTGAGGTTGGCCCGGGGCATGTTACGGCAACTCTGGCTCGGCAACAAGCGGGTAAAAAGCCAGTGACGGTCTTGGCCGGATTAGCGAATCAGCCCGATGTACTAGCGAACTGTCAGTCCGTTTTAACAACACTTGGGCAACTGTATCTGGCGGGTTTGGAGCCAGACTGGAAGGCCTTTTATACAGGCCAGCAACGGATAAATGTATCGCTACCCACGTACGCCTTTACTCGGAAACGTTGTTGGGTTGACCCGGTAGTTGTACAGGCCGAACCGCCAGGTCAGTATTCGACTAATGTTAATCAACAGAGTTTGTCGAACGGCCAATCCTATGCAGCTAGTTCCTCGCTGGAGAATGAATCAGTATCTATTCCCCTCACACCAGAAATGCAATCGGTTACTATGAGAAAAGACACCCTACTCAAAAAAATTAACCAACTCCTGGAAGACGCATCCGGGATTGAACTAGATGGCATATCGTCAGATACGAGTTTCCTGGAAATCGGCTTCGATTCGTTATTGCTTACTCAGGTAGCCTTAACGCTCAAAAAAGAATTTGGCATACCAGTCACCTTCCGACAGTTAACAAGCGAATATACGTCACCTGAACAATTAGTCAATTATCTCGATCAGACGTTACCTGTTGAGGTGCAGCAGCCAGCGCCGTTATCGGCACCGATGCCTATCAACCAACCTGTTGTTGCTTACAACCCAGTATCAACAGGGTCGGCACTAGGAAATCCCGCGTTGGATTTAATTGCTCAGCAGCTACAACTACTTGCCAAACAGATTGAATTGCTACAGGGTGGAAATCCGGTAGCCCCCTTGCCAACTGCTCCCATTACACCCGCCATTCCTGCTACGATAAAGTCTATTCTGGCTTCCAGTAATGGAACGTCGAATGGTAGCTCGAATGGGCACAAAATTGCCGATACCGCTGATTTGACACCTGAAGAAAAGGTGGAACTGAAAAAGCCATTTGGTGCAACAGCCCGTATTGAACGACAGGCTTCGGAACTAACAACGAAGCAGCAGGATTTCTTGCGAGAGTTTACGGAGCGGTATAATCAGAAAACAGGCAAGAGTAAAGCGTATGCTCAGGAGCATCGGGCACAAATGGCCGATCCACGAGTCGTATCCGGTTTCCGGCCGCTGACGAAAGAAATTGTATATCCACTGGTGGTCAATCGTTCAAAAGGGAGCCGGGTGTGGGATATTGATGGGAATGAATACATTGATGCGCTGAATGGCTTCGGTTCAAATATGTTTGGCTATCAGCCTGATTGGGTTAAAGAAGCCTTACATGAACAAATTGAACGAGGATTTGAGGTTGGGCCGCAGCATGAACTGGCGGGCGAAGTCAGTCAATTAATTTGTGAACTGACGGGCGCCGACCGGGCGGCATTGTGCAACACGGGTTCCGAGGCAGTACTTGGAACGATGCGGATTGCCCGAACCGTAACGGGCCGGTCGTTGATCGTTGCCTTTGCTGGTTCCTACCATGGTATTGTTGATGAGGTTCTGGTTAGGGGTACCAAAAAACTCAAGTCATTTCCAGCTGCACCCGGCATTATGCCAGAGGCCGTGCAGAACATGCTGATTTTGGACTATGGTACCGACGAAAGCCTTCAGATCATCCGTGAACGGGCACACGAACTGGCAGCTGTTTTGGTAGAACCTGTTCAAAGCCGTAGACCTGAGTTTGTGCCCATCGAGTTTCTGAAAAAAGTACGCGCCATCACCGCACAATCGGGCACGGTCCTGATTTTCGATGAAGTCATCACGGGTTTCCGAACGCACCCTGGTGGAGCACAGGCTCTGTTTGGGATCAAAGCGGATCTGGGTTCGTATGGTAAGGTCGTTGGGGCTGGTTTACCCATTGGTGTCATTGCGGGTAAACGCGAGTTTATGGATGCGCTCGATGGTGGCTTCTGGCAATATGGCGATACCTCTGTGCCAGAAGTGGGCGTTACGTATTTTGCCGGAACATTTGTTCGACATCCATTAGCCTTAGCTGCGGCCAAAGCATCCTTAACGCATATGAAGGAAGTAGGGCCAGGTCTACAACAACAATTAACCCAAAAGACCCAATTTCTTGCCGATGGCTTGAACGCTGTGCTTTCAGAAAAGCATCTTCCCCTCCTTGTAGTAAATTTTGGGTCACTTTGGAAAATAAAATTTAAAGAAGATATAACTTACGGCGAGTTGTTGTTTACCTTAATGCGTAATAAGGGAATACACATCTGGGATGGGTTCCCCTGTTTCCTGACAGAAGCCCATACTGATCAGGAAATTGATACGATAATTCGCCGGTTTACCGAAAGTATTCACGAACTGATCGACGCCGGTTTTTTTAAAAATGCTTCAAATACGGTAGTTAGCTCTGAGAAGGTCGGTGCAACGTTTTCTATAGACGTACCCCCTGCTCCGGGTGCCAGACTGGGTCGGGATCGGGAAGGTAACCCAGCCTGGTTTATCCCTAATCCAGACCAGCCTGGAAAATACCTTCAGGTTGAATTAAATTGA
- a CDS encoding non-ribosomal peptide synthetase: MAESITNVNLIAVDFNPFDGPDIVRLAPATEPQTEVWAACQLGGDDASRAFNESVSLRFNGYLHKNALEQAWQALVQRHEALHSAFSADGRQMCVFGQLSIDLIYQDCADKTPAEQEQIIKEYVKQDALYLFDLLNGPLAKVGLIKLSDTSHHFTLTAHHIVCDGWSLGIMLQDLSALYSAYAQHRLPALPEAPTYSQYAADQLQFLTTKEYQEIEKFWVDQYKESVPLLDLPTDFARPTLRTYKIARRDYPLGDTLGLAVKKMGAKAGCSFVTTLMASFEVFLYRLTGQDHIVLGLPTSGQSATGYLGLVGHCVNLLPLRSFPRSELSFLQFLKQRKEDVLDAYEHQQLTFGSLLKKISIVRDPSRVPLVPVIFNVDMGLDDGVNFYGLDYQLISNPREYGAVDLFLNISGSSSTAELVLEWSYNTDLFKESTIDRMMGEFENVLEAVVANPSILIEDILLADQFEQLRKLTLWNNTAADYPGTSSLQALLDQTAASQPDKTALVFTKGQTLTYRELNERANQIAHAILTYGLGSDKQKAVVGVVMDRSPELVITLLAVLKAGAAYVPIDPEYPHDRVAFMLADSSASMLITSKKYHTGERATYQTAGPLSNQPTVVLIEQVLAELETYPKSAPNVPVTGHDLAYILYTSGSTGQPKGVLIEHHNLVNLLYSMIAWPGITKDDALLAVTTVSFDIAGLELYLPLLVGATLVLADAEMTKDGRALLEAIPNWQISMIQATPVTYKMMLAAGWEERLPLKILCCGEPMSKDLAQKLTARCGSLWNMYGPTETTIYSTGKQILASDEIITIGRPIQNTQVYILDEHLNPLPEGSIGEIYLAGEGVARGYLNRPELTRDKFVPNPFDKSRKRMMYRTGDLGKFMADGEIHCLGRIDQQVKVRGYRIELGEIEHALITQPGIREAVVVAREERPGDQRLIAYVVTNPLLSTDAFRGQVLVWRTKLQEVLPVYMVPTDFVSLPQLPITPNGKIDRNALPKPASLLQTSGNETEPGTETEKLIAAIWKEALGIDKIDIDADFFELGGHSMIAVQVMTQLEKETGKRLPLSTLLTYPSVRKLAQLVQADAKPTNWKSLVPIQPEGRKVPIYIIHGIGLNLLNFSSLLSYMDPEQPIYGLQARGLDGIDEPLDDIGEIAAFYLTEVLEQNPTGPYAIAGYSFGGYVALEMARQLKAMGKEVKMLAMFDTNAQESDLNRSLASWLQRKILRQFPKFVWFTSSLVSKPGATLRYQQVYVERQVDRLLKAVGLREKPKPKEGLDLFEQIIEKHESAFAKYTMKPYDGIVDLFKAQVRLYFVDDNKYLGWKKYALKGVRVHNVPGDHELMLLPPNDKEFAHSLQRALDNS; encoded by the coding sequence ATGGCGGAAAGCATTACAAACGTAAATCTGATTGCTGTTGACTTTAATCCGTTTGATGGCCCCGATATTGTGCGGCTTGCGCCAGCCACCGAGCCGCAAACGGAAGTATGGGCAGCCTGTCAATTAGGTGGCGATGATGCCAGCCGGGCATTTAATGAGTCAGTCTCACTACGGTTTAATGGCTACTTACATAAAAATGCGCTGGAGCAGGCCTGGCAAGCGCTGGTTCAACGTCACGAAGCGCTGCATTCGGCATTTAGTGCCGATGGAAGGCAGATGTGTGTATTTGGTCAGCTTTCTATTGATCTGATCTATCAGGATTGCGCTGACAAAACCCCGGCCGAACAGGAGCAGATCATCAAGGAGTATGTAAAACAGGATGCCCTGTATCTGTTCGATCTTCTGAATGGGCCGCTGGCGAAAGTTGGTTTGATCAAGCTTTCCGACACGAGCCATCACTTCACGTTAACAGCGCACCACATTGTGTGCGATGGCTGGTCATTAGGCATTATGCTACAAGACTTGAGCGCGCTCTATTCGGCTTACGCTCAACATCGTTTGCCTGCTTTGCCCGAGGCACCTACTTATAGCCAGTATGCTGCTGATCAGCTTCAGTTTCTGACAACTAAGGAATACCAGGAGATCGAAAAGTTTTGGGTCGATCAGTACAAAGAATCCGTTCCTTTACTCGACTTGCCAACCGATTTCGCCCGGCCAACCCTTCGTACCTACAAAATTGCCCGCCGGGATTATCCACTTGGCGATACGTTAGGATTGGCAGTCAAAAAGATGGGGGCGAAGGCGGGCTGTAGTTTCGTTACCACGTTGATGGCCAGTTTTGAGGTATTTCTGTACCGATTGACTGGACAGGACCATATTGTTTTGGGATTACCAACCTCAGGTCAATCGGCTACCGGCTATCTGGGTTTGGTTGGCCACTGCGTGAATTTACTGCCACTGCGGAGTTTTCCCCGTTCGGAACTTAGCTTTCTCCAGTTTTTAAAACAACGTAAGGAAGATGTGCTCGATGCCTACGAGCATCAGCAACTCACCTTCGGTAGCCTACTGAAGAAAATATCCATTGTCAGAGATCCATCACGAGTCCCGCTCGTGCCGGTTATTTTCAACGTAGATATGGGGCTGGACGATGGAGTTAATTTCTATGGACTCGATTATCAGCTCATTAGCAACCCCCGGGAATATGGAGCCGTTGATTTATTCCTGAATATTAGCGGATCGTCATCAACCGCTGAACTGGTGTTGGAGTGGTCTTATAATACGGACTTATTCAAAGAAAGCACAATCGACCGGATGATGGGCGAATTTGAAAACGTACTGGAAGCAGTCGTTGCCAATCCATCCATACTGATTGAGGATATCTTGTTAGCTGATCAGTTTGAACAGCTGCGAAAATTAACCCTTTGGAATAACACCGCGGCCGATTACCCAGGAACCAGTTCGTTACAGGCACTGCTTGATCAAACGGCAGCGAGCCAACCAGATAAAACAGCCCTCGTTTTTACGAAGGGCCAAACACTGACTTACCGCGAACTCAATGAACGAGCCAACCAGATAGCCCACGCAATCCTGACGTATGGACTAGGTTCAGACAAGCAGAAAGCGGTGGTGGGTGTCGTCATGGATCGGTCGCCGGAGTTAGTTATTACCCTGCTGGCTGTTTTAAAAGCAGGCGCAGCCTATGTGCCTATTGATCCGGAATATCCGCATGATCGGGTTGCATTTATGTTAGCCGACTCATCGGCATCCATGCTCATCACCTCCAAAAAATACCATACAGGTGAACGAGCCACGTACCAGACTGCCGGACCACTATCCAATCAGCCAACAGTCGTGCTGATTGAACAGGTGCTTGCCGAATTGGAGACATACCCGAAATCTGCCCCCAATGTTCCCGTTACGGGCCATGATCTGGCCTATATCCTGTACACGTCTGGATCAACGGGCCAGCCGAAAGGGGTACTTATTGAGCATCATAATCTGGTTAATCTGCTTTATAGCATGATTGCCTGGCCAGGCATCACAAAAGATGATGCGTTACTGGCCGTCACTACCGTTTCCTTCGATATTGCTGGCCTTGAATTGTATTTGCCTTTATTAGTAGGTGCTACGCTAGTATTGGCAGATGCCGAAATGACCAAGGACGGTCGTGCGTTACTGGAGGCAATACCGAACTGGCAGATCAGTATGATTCAGGCTACGCCGGTCACCTACAAAATGATGCTGGCTGCCGGTTGGGAGGAACGTTTGCCCCTGAAAATCCTGTGTTGTGGCGAGCCTATGTCGAAAGACCTGGCGCAAAAGCTGACAGCCCGTTGCGGCTCACTCTGGAATATGTATGGCCCGACGGAAACCACCATCTATTCGACCGGAAAGCAGATTCTTGCCAGCGATGAGATTATAACCATTGGCAGACCTATTCAAAATACGCAGGTTTACATCCTCGATGAACATCTGAATCCATTGCCAGAGGGTAGCATCGGCGAAATCTACCTGGCTGGTGAAGGTGTAGCGCGAGGGTATCTCAACCGTCCCGAACTTACCCGCGACAAGTTTGTCCCGAATCCGTTTGACAAATCCAGAAAAAGGATGATGTACCGGACGGGTGATTTGGGCAAGTTTATGGCCGATGGCGAAATTCATTGCCTGGGTCGGATTGACCAGCAGGTGAAAGTCAGAGGATACCGGATTGAATTGGGGGAGATTGAACACGCGCTAATCACGCAGCCTGGCATACGCGAAGCGGTTGTTGTGGCTCGTGAAGAACGGCCTGGTGACCAGCGGCTGATTGCGTATGTCGTAACGAATCCATTACTGTCTACTGATGCCTTTAGGGGTCAGGTACTTGTATGGCGGACGAAGTTGCAGGAGGTTTTGCCGGTATATATGGTGCCAACAGACTTTGTCAGCCTGCCGCAGTTGCCCATCACCCCAAATGGCAAAATTGACCGTAATGCGTTGCCTAAACCCGCTAGTCTATTGCAAACTAGCGGAAACGAGACTGAACCGGGTACGGAAACAGAAAAGCTCATTGCTGCAATCTGGAAGGAGGCTTTAGGAATTGACAAAATTGATATTGATGCAGACTTTTTTGAGTTGGGCGGGCATTCGATGATTGCGGTTCAGGTAATGACCCAACTCGAAAAAGAAACGGGTAAACGCCTGCCTTTATCAACCCTATTAACGTACCCTTCCGTTCGTAAACTGGCCCAGCTGGTTCAGGCTGATGCCAAGCCAACTAACTGGAAGTCACTGGTTCCTATACAGCCGGAAGGGCGTAAAGTTCCCATCTACATCATTCATGGAATAGGGCTCAATCTGCTTAATTTCAGTAGCTTATTGAGTTATATGGACCCTGAGCAACCGATTTATGGGCTCCAGGCTCGCGGGTTGGATGGTATTGATGAACCCCTGGACGATATTGGCGAGATTGCAGCTTTCTACCTTACTGAAGTACTTGAGCAAAACCCAACGGGCCCTTATGCTATCGCTGGTTATTCGTTTGGTGGGTACGTAGCCCTCGAAATGGCCCGGCAGTTAAAAGCGATGGGCAAAGAAGTAAAAATGCTGGCCATGTTCGATACCAATGCACAGGAATCGGATTTGAACCGGTCACTGGCCAGTTGGTTGCAGCGAAAAATTCTTAGACAGTTTCCGAAATTTGTGTGGTTTACGAGTTCGTTAGTAAGCAAGCCCGGCGCAACGCTCCGTTATCAGCAGGTGTATGTTGAACGGCAGGTGGATCGACTACTCAAGGCGGTGGGTTTACGGGAAAAGCCGAAACCCAAAGAAGGACTCGACCTCTTTGAGCAGATCATTGAAAAGCATGAATCAGCTTTTGCAAAATATACGATGAAGCCCTACGATGGTATCGTGGATCTGTTTAAAGCGCAGGTGCGGCTTTATTTTGTTGATGATAACAAGTATCTGGGCTGGAAAAAATATGCCTTAAAAGGAGTACGTGTACACAACGTTCCGGGCGATCACGAGCTCATGCTGTTGCCTCCTAACGATAAAGAATTTGCTCATTCCCTGCAACGAGCACTGGATAACTCCTAA